In Arthrobacter citreus, a genomic segment contains:
- a CDS encoding LLM class flavin-dependent oxidoreductase, whose protein sequence is MSTFTPRPRLLLSAFAMNTTSHILGGLWRHPDAQQHRFNELGLWTDLAAQLEAAKFDALFLADVVGLYGHHDGGWASHVERGLQVPANDPLVLQSALAARTEHLGLALTSSVVQAHPFQFARQLSTLDHLSGGRVAWNIVTSVLENAHRNFGGDGLAEHDSRYDWADEYLEVCYKLWEGSWDDGALVQDKAAGIHADPAQVHKILHRGPRYCVDGPHLSAPSQQSTPVLFQAGSSGRGQQFAAANAEAVFIFAPHTAYAKKTTDSVRALARGLGRRNEDIKFFAGLSFVVGSTEAEVKAKQADFDEYLDLDAIVAHIGGGIGVDLGGLPLDTTLGDLRTDGARGVLEALFASVPGGNPTIADVARYRAYNQQIAGTPEQIVDQLETWQDAGVDGINIINQILPGSYTDFIDGVLPELRRRGLAQTEYRPGTLREKMFDGDARLPSRHPGTKYRGAFSSVEV, encoded by the coding sequence ATGTCAACGTTCACCCCCCGCCCCCGGCTGCTGCTCAGCGCCTTCGCCATGAACACCACCAGCCACATCCTCGGCGGCCTGTGGCGCCACCCCGACGCCCAGCAGCACCGCTTCAACGAGCTTGGACTGTGGACGGATCTGGCGGCCCAGCTGGAAGCGGCGAAGTTCGACGCACTGTTCCTCGCCGACGTCGTCGGGCTCTACGGCCATCACGACGGCGGGTGGGCCTCGCATGTGGAACGCGGACTGCAGGTGCCGGCGAATGATCCGCTGGTGCTGCAGTCGGCGCTGGCTGCCCGGACCGAGCATCTGGGGCTGGCGCTGACCAGCTCGGTGGTGCAGGCGCATCCGTTCCAGTTTGCCCGCCAGCTGTCCACGCTGGATCATCTCAGCGGCGGCCGGGTGGCGTGGAACATCGTGACCAGCGTGCTGGAGAACGCACACCGCAACTTTGGCGGCGACGGACTGGCCGAGCATGACAGCCGCTACGACTGGGCGGACGAGTACCTCGAGGTTTGCTACAAACTCTGGGAGGGCTCGTGGGACGATGGCGCGCTGGTCCAGGACAAGGCCGCCGGGATCCACGCCGATCCGGCGCAGGTGCATAAGATCCTGCACCGCGGCCCGCGCTACTGCGTGGACGGACCGCACCTGTCCGCGCCCTCGCAGCAGAGCACGCCGGTGCTGTTCCAGGCCGGCAGCTCCGGGCGCGGGCAGCAGTTTGCCGCCGCCAACGCCGAAGCGGTGTTCATCTTCGCCCCGCACACCGCCTACGCGAAGAAGACCACCGACTCCGTCCGGGCGCTGGCCCGCGGTCTGGGCCGGCGCAATGAGGACATCAAGTTCTTCGCCGGACTGTCCTTCGTGGTCGGTTCCACCGAGGCCGAGGTGAAGGCCAAACAGGCCGACTTTGACGAGTACCTGGATTTGGACGCGATCGTTGCGCACATCGGCGGCGGCATCGGCGTCGACCTTGGCGGCCTGCCGCTGGACACCACGCTCGGCGACCTGCGGACCGACGGCGCCCGCGGCGTGCTGGAGGCATTGTTCGCGTCGGTGCCCGGCGGGAATCCGACCATCGCCGATGTTGCCCGTTACCGTGCCTACAACCAGCAGATCGCCGGCACTCCGGAGCAGATCGTGGACCAGCTGGAGACCTGGCAGGACGCCGGAGTGGACGGCATCAACATCATCAACCAGATCCTGCCCGGCTCCTATACGGACTTCATCGACGGGGTGCTGCCGGAGCTGCGGCGCCGCGGCCTCGCCCAGACGGAGTACCGTCCCGGCACCCTGCGGGAGAAAATGTTCGACGGCGATGCGCGGCTGCCGTCCCGGCATCCGGGCACGAAGTACCGCGGGGCGTTTTCCTCGGTGGAGGTTTAG
- a CDS encoding ABC transporter permease, giving the protein MARYLLNRFGQALLVVWLAYTLIFLAVQLLPSDPVTIFLTSDSAVDQAAIDTMKAQYGYDQPLLIQYLSQLGALLQGDVGYSLTSGEAVTERIGGAIGSTLALAASALAAAVVIALAVVAAATLAPSPVLRRALANLPPLFSAVPVFWLGLVLLELLSIRLGVLSLFPDGSFLSLAVPVLVLAVHVSAPMAQVLLKSVEQVYRQPFIDVLRAKGASPAWIFCRHALQNAAGPALSILGITVGTLFAGSVITETVFARAGLGSVVLQAVTTQDVPLVQGLVLLTATVFVAVNLLVDLLYPLLDPRILKGARQGSAPALAS; this is encoded by the coding sequence ATGGCCCGCTATCTCCTGAACCGCTTCGGGCAGGCCCTGCTGGTGGTCTGGCTCGCCTACACCCTGATTTTCCTGGCGGTGCAGCTGCTGCCCAGCGATCCGGTCACCATCTTCCTGACCTCCGACTCCGCAGTGGACCAGGCTGCGATCGACACCATGAAAGCCCAGTACGGCTATGACCAGCCGCTGCTGATCCAATATTTGTCGCAGCTGGGTGCCCTGCTGCAGGGCGACGTCGGCTACTCCCTGACCTCGGGCGAAGCGGTGACCGAGCGCATCGGCGGAGCCATCGGTTCCACCCTGGCGCTTGCCGCTTCGGCGCTGGCAGCCGCCGTCGTCATCGCCCTGGCCGTAGTGGCAGCGGCCACTCTGGCGCCGTCGCCGGTGCTGCGCCGCGCGCTGGCCAATCTGCCGCCGCTGTTCTCCGCCGTGCCGGTGTTCTGGCTCGGGCTCGTGCTGCTGGAGCTGCTGTCCATCCGGCTGGGGGTGCTGTCGCTGTTCCCCGACGGGTCCTTCCTCTCTCTTGCCGTGCCGGTGCTGGTGCTGGCCGTGCATGTTTCCGCGCCCATGGCGCAGGTGCTGCTCAAAAGCGTGGAGCAGGTGTACCGGCAGCCGTTCATCGATGTGCTCCGCGCCAAGGGTGCGTCCCCGGCATGGATCTTCTGCCGGCATGCGCTGCAGAACGCTGCCGGGCCTGCCCTGTCCATCCTGGGCATCACCGTGGGCACACTGTTCGCCGGGTCGGTGATCACCGAGACAGTGTTTGCCCGCGCCGGCCTGGGCTCGGTGGTCCTGCAGGCGGTCACCACCCAGGACGTGCCCCTGGTCCAAGGCCTGGTGCTGCTGACAGCCACGGTGTTTGTGGCCGTCAACCTGCTCGTGGATCTGCTGTACCCGCTGCTGGATCCGCGCATCCTAAAAGGCGCCCGGCAGGGCTCAGCCCCCGCCCTCGCCTCCTGA
- a CDS encoding ABC transporter substrate-binding protein, which translates to MLDSARFPRTFANRASLASRASVRISTLLVVGALALAGCGSGANTQNAGGTSPAASGEAVDGGTLVYAEVTPINNWQTQAARFYEKSNVLNSVLDRLTYFDPDKGELVPWIASAFSANADSTEFTFTIRPGVTFSDGAPLDAAAVKANLDSFGLGVPAAQIQPNVDFAGYQSSEVIGSDQVLVTLGAPNSNFLRATSSVTAGLVSPATLQKDAAGQSAISSIAGSGPFVYESEKPDEEVVLAKRDGYAWAPDGAENPGEAHLDKVVIKYLPEVAHRAGAVQSGQVDLVRGLQPVDEAALASSGNQVLAADGVDLTANMAAVRTGSGKLADPAVRQALQVGIDRQTIKDTVLSDSYTLAGSVLNHQAPGFVDLSADLAYNPEKARQLLDDAGWKEGSDGIREKDGEKLEVTVTSSNNSVVIKPAFELVEQQWREIGVQLNNRAGDNTFLTTAMPDPKVEFFGTRQFIYGGLGPIFEPANNTMTHTSDPELNALFAAERAAAPGPERDKVLAAEQQALVVDKALSLVLWDEVQVYGAHRNTHIDFTSGTAPIFQGAWKADG; encoded by the coding sequence ATGCTCGACTCCGCCCGATTCCCCCGCACCTTTGCGAACCGCGCATCCCTTGCCTCCCGCGCCTCAGTCCGGATATCAACGCTGCTGGTGGTGGGTGCGCTGGCTTTGGCCGGCTGCGGATCGGGGGCCAACACGCAGAACGCCGGCGGCACCTCCCCGGCTGCGTCCGGTGAAGCGGTCGACGGCGGCACACTGGTGTACGCGGAGGTCACCCCGATCAACAACTGGCAGACCCAGGCCGCGCGTTTTTACGAGAAGTCCAATGTGCTCAACTCGGTGCTGGACCGGCTGACCTACTTCGACCCGGACAAGGGCGAGCTGGTTCCGTGGATCGCCTCGGCCTTCTCAGCCAACGCCGACAGCACCGAATTCACCTTCACCATCCGCCCCGGCGTCACGTTCAGCGACGGCGCCCCGCTCGACGCCGCCGCGGTGAAAGCAAACCTGGACAGCTTCGGCCTGGGTGTTCCCGCCGCCCAGATCCAGCCGAACGTGGACTTCGCCGGCTACCAAAGCAGCGAAGTGATCGGCTCGGATCAGGTGCTGGTCACGCTGGGCGCCCCGAACTCCAACTTCCTGCGCGCCACCTCCTCCGTCACCGCCGGACTCGTGTCACCGGCCACGCTGCAGAAGGATGCGGCCGGGCAGTCGGCCATCTCGTCCATTGCGGGCTCCGGACCTTTCGTCTACGAATCGGAAAAGCCCGATGAGGAAGTCGTGCTCGCCAAGCGGGACGGCTACGCGTGGGCGCCGGACGGAGCGGAGAACCCGGGCGAGGCGCACCTGGACAAGGTGGTCATCAAGTACCTGCCCGAGGTTGCCCACCGTGCCGGCGCCGTACAGTCCGGACAGGTGGACCTGGTGCGCGGCCTGCAGCCGGTGGACGAGGCGGCGCTGGCTTCCAGCGGAAACCAGGTTCTGGCGGCCGACGGCGTGGACCTCACCGCAAACATGGCTGCTGTGCGGACCGGCAGCGGAAAACTGGCCGATCCGGCCGTGCGGCAGGCCCTGCAGGTCGGCATCGACCGGCAGACCATCAAAGACACGGTGCTGTCCGACAGCTACACCCTGGCCGGGTCCGTCCTGAACCACCAGGCTCCGGGATTCGTGGACCTCAGCGCGGACCTGGCCTACAACCCGGAGAAGGCACGGCAGCTGCTGGACGACGCCGGCTGGAAGGAAGGCAGCGACGGCATCCGGGAGAAGGACGGCGAGAAACTCGAGGTCACCGTCACCAGCTCCAACAACTCAGTGGTGATCAAACCGGCCTTCGAACTGGTCGAGCAGCAGTGGCGGGAGATCGGCGTGCAGCTGAACAACCGCGCCGGAGACAACACCTTCCTCACCACAGCGATGCCCGACCCAAAGGTGGAGTTCTTCGGCACCCGCCAGTTCATCTACGGCGGACTGGGACCCATCTTCGAACCGGCCAACAACACCATGACGCACACCTCGGACCCGGAACTGAATGCCCTGTTCGCCGCCGAGCGCGCCGCCGCCCCGGGACCGGAACGGGACAAGGTCCTGGCCGCGGAACAGCAGGCACTCGTGGTGGACAAGGCCTTGTCCCTGGTGCTCTGGGACGAGGTCCAGGTGTACGGCGCGCACCGCAACACCCACATCGACTTCACCTCCGGCACGGCGCCTATCTTCCAGGGCGCCTGGAAAGCGGACGGCTAA
- a CDS encoding DUF4352 domain-containing protein — translation MSENQPANMPPYDPRDARAQAKAAKAYEKARRPWYKKKRFILPLALIVLIIIISIATSGGGGGNDTTGTTNTDPTSEPTVTESQPPAFPGAQESDVVGQAGETLTLGDIAVTSTPLIAGDAAFGGSVLCTTATVQNNSSETIDFSTFDWKLQAPSGTINNTTITGSQNLLSTGQVAPGGTATGDICFDNEPAEAGQSVVLYEPIFDFFSDRGAWINTQ, via the coding sequence ATGTCAGAGAATCAGCCAGCCAATATGCCTCCATATGATCCACGTGATGCACGCGCTCAGGCAAAGGCAGCCAAGGCCTATGAGAAGGCGCGGCGCCCCTGGTACAAGAAGAAGCGGTTCATCCTGCCCCTGGCGCTCATCGTCCTGATTATCATCATCAGCATCGCCACTTCCGGCGGCGGTGGAGGGAACGACACAACGGGAACAACCAATACGGATCCCACCTCAGAGCCAACGGTTACCGAAAGCCAGCCGCCTGCGTTCCCGGGTGCGCAGGAAAGTGACGTCGTTGGCCAGGCCGGCGAGACCCTGACGCTGGGTGACATCGCCGTCACATCAACACCGCTAATTGCAGGTGACGCGGCCTTCGGCGGATCGGTTCTGTGCACTACCGCAACTGTCCAGAACAACTCCAGCGAAACTATCGACTTCAGCACGTTCGATTGGAAGTTGCAGGCGCCCTCAGGGACGATCAACAACACGACAATCACCGGAAGCCAGAACCTGCTTTCGACGGGGCAAGTAGCACCAGGCGGAACAGCTACGGGCGACATCTGCTTTGACAATGAGCCTGCCGAAGCCGGGCAATCTGTAGTTCTCTATGAACCCATCTTTGACTTCTTCTCAGATCGCGGGGCTTGGATCAACACACAGTAA
- a CDS encoding ABC transporter ATP-binding protein yields MNSPDTPSPAAPLTESPVDFPAGTPEDSSERALLSVRGLTVEYGRASARTGNAAAPAAAGVNLAVNRGEVVAIVGESGSGKSTLAKAIIGLLPETGHITAGSITFDGQDLTGLSDAGFRRLRGRRIGLVPQDPGASLDPVKTIGSQVAEIFRLHPDAGPQGKRLTRAELRGEVVRLLELVGIDRPEERVRQYPHELSGGLKQRVLIAIAFALQPDLLIADEPTSALDVTVQSRVLDVFGRLASTYGTAVLFVTHDLAVATDYASRVVVMNNGRIREDRPVLDILTRPEDPYTAQLLAGASPGRRADQEQARPSSSPPSSAVPALEVADLAKVFSRTGTERRAVDGVSFAVRAGTTFALVGESGSGKSTTARLILRLLDPTGGTIRVAGEDVTAIAGKGRRDLWRSLQLVYQNPDTALDPRLSVEDIIGEPLRNYRIGSKNEQKARVAELLEQVNLPSRLGRSRPMELSGGQRQRVAIARALAPGARTLVLDEALSALDVLTQAQVLELLKSLQAELGLSYLFISHDLHVVEQVSDDVGVMHRGHLVETGPTAAIFANPASEYTRRLLAANPGHRLRDLAASRELAISQA; encoded by the coding sequence ATGAACTCCCCAGACACCCCGTCACCCGCTGCCCCACTTACTGAGTCCCCCGTCGATTTCCCTGCTGGCACTCCCGAAGACTCTTCCGAACGCGCCCTGCTCTCGGTGCGCGGGCTGACTGTCGAGTACGGCCGCGCCTCCGCCCGCACCGGCAACGCTGCCGCCCCGGCGGCCGCCGGCGTCAACCTGGCGGTGAACCGCGGCGAAGTGGTGGCGATAGTGGGTGAATCCGGATCCGGAAAATCCACCCTGGCCAAGGCGATCATCGGGCTGCTGCCGGAGACCGGGCATATCACCGCCGGGAGCATTACCTTCGACGGGCAGGACCTGACCGGCCTGTCCGACGCCGGTTTCCGACGGCTGCGGGGCCGCCGCATCGGCCTGGTTCCCCAGGATCCCGGAGCATCCCTGGACCCGGTGAAAACCATCGGCTCGCAGGTTGCCGAAATCTTCCGTCTGCACCCTGACGCGGGACCGCAGGGAAAACGCCTCACCCGGGCCGAGCTGCGCGGCGAGGTGGTCCGGCTGCTGGAGCTGGTCGGCATCGACCGTCCGGAAGAACGTGTGCGCCAGTATCCGCACGAGCTCTCCGGCGGGCTCAAGCAGCGGGTCCTCATCGCCATCGCCTTTGCCCTGCAGCCGGACCTGCTGATTGCCGACGAACCCACTTCGGCCCTGGATGTGACGGTACAGAGCCGGGTGCTGGACGTTTTCGGGCGGCTGGCCTCCACCTACGGAACCGCAGTCCTGTTTGTCACGCATGACCTGGCCGTGGCCACCGACTACGCCTCGCGCGTGGTCGTGATGAACAACGGCCGGATCCGCGAGGACCGGCCGGTCCTGGACATTCTCACGCGCCCCGAGGACCCGTACACCGCGCAGCTGCTCGCCGGCGCCTCTCCCGGCCGCCGGGCCGACCAGGAGCAGGCCCGGCCGTCGTCGTCGCCGCCGTCGTCCGCAGTTCCCGCCCTGGAAGTCGCGGACCTGGCCAAGGTCTTTTCCCGCACCGGCACCGAACGCCGGGCCGTGGACGGAGTGTCCTTCGCGGTCCGGGCCGGGACCACCTTCGCGCTCGTCGGGGAATCGGGCTCCGGCAAATCCACCACCGCCCGGTTGATCCTGCGGCTGCTGGATCCCACCGGCGGCACCATCCGGGTTGCCGGCGAGGATGTCACCGCCATCGCTGGAAAAGGACGGCGGGACCTCTGGCGCAGCCTGCAGCTGGTCTATCAGAATCCGGACACGGCGCTGGATCCGCGGCTGAGCGTCGAGGACATCATCGGTGAACCGTTGCGCAATTACCGGATTGGTTCCAAGAATGAGCAAAAGGCGCGGGTGGCCGAGCTGCTGGAACAGGTGAATTTGCCCTCCCGCCTGGGACGGAGCCGGCCGATGGAGCTGTCCGGCGGCCAGCGGCAGCGGGTGGCCATTGCCCGCGCGCTGGCACCGGGCGCCCGGACGCTGGTCCTCGACGAGGCCCTGAGCGCCCTGGATGTCCTGACCCAGGCGCAGGTCCTGGAACTGCTGAAGTCTCTGCAGGCGGAGCTCGGCCTGTCCTACCTGTTCATTTCGCATGACCTGCACGTGGTGGAACAGGTCTCGGACGACGTCGGCGTTATGCACCGCGGGCACCTCGTCGAAACCGGGCCCACCGCCGCCATCTTCGCGAATCCCGCCAGCGAGTACACCCGGCGGCTCCTTGCCGCGAACCCCGGGCACCGGCTCCGGGACCTCGCCGCGTCCCGGGAGCTGGCCATTTCCCAGGCCTGA
- a CDS encoding alpha-hydroxy acid oxidase, which produces MKRRIPQYSELRDLVQFKAFDLDRRRARLAKATNVWELRDIAKRRIPTAAFDYVDGGSFGEQTLRRNRAAFDEVEFVPNVLRDVTSVDLSTKIAGTESAMPVGIGPTGLTRLMHSEGEVGGAQAAAAFGIPFSLSTMGTASIEELTETVPDAAKWFQLYLWKDRERSQELVSRAAAAGYGALIVTVDTPVAGARLRDTRNGMTMPPTLTPKTILDASYRPEWWFNFLTTKPLGFANFEGERVSLAETVNSMFEPSLNMADLDWLRAAWPGKLIVKGIQNPADAVEVFARGADAIVVSNHGGRQLDRAPVPLRILPAIRAAVGPEAEIILDSGIMSGGDIVAAIAAGADFTLIGRAYLYGLMAGGRQGAERTLELLRTEMTTVMQLLGVTSLAELTPEHVRRV; this is translated from the coding sequence ATGAAACGCCGAATTCCCCAGTACTCCGAACTCCGCGACCTTGTTCAGTTCAAGGCCTTCGACCTGGACCGCCGTCGCGCACGGCTGGCAAAGGCCACCAATGTGTGGGAGCTGCGGGACATTGCCAAGCGGCGGATTCCGACGGCGGCCTTCGACTATGTGGACGGCGGATCCTTCGGCGAGCAGACGCTGCGCCGGAACCGGGCGGCGTTTGACGAAGTTGAGTTCGTGCCGAACGTGCTGCGCGACGTCACGAGCGTGGACCTGAGCACCAAGATCGCCGGCACCGAATCAGCCATGCCGGTGGGCATCGGCCCCACCGGACTGACCCGGCTGATGCACTCCGAGGGCGAGGTTGGGGGAGCGCAGGCCGCGGCCGCGTTCGGCATACCTTTTTCTCTCTCCACCATGGGCACGGCCTCCATCGAGGAACTCACCGAGACGGTGCCCGACGCCGCCAAATGGTTCCAGCTCTACCTCTGGAAGGACCGCGAGCGGTCCCAGGAACTGGTCAGCCGTGCGGCCGCCGCCGGCTACGGCGCCCTGATTGTCACGGTGGACACCCCGGTGGCCGGGGCGCGGCTGCGGGACACCCGCAACGGCATGACCATGCCGCCCACCCTGACGCCGAAGACCATCCTGGACGCCTCCTACCGGCCGGAATGGTGGTTCAACTTCCTCACCACCAAACCACTGGGGTTCGCCAACTTCGAGGGGGAGCGGGTGTCCTTGGCCGAGACGGTGAACTCCATGTTTGAACCGTCGCTGAACATGGCGGACCTGGACTGGCTGCGCGCGGCCTGGCCGGGCAAGCTGATCGTCAAGGGCATCCAGAACCCGGCCGACGCCGTCGAGGTTTTCGCCCGCGGGGCGGACGCGATTGTGGTGTCCAACCACGGCGGCCGGCAGCTGGACCGGGCGCCCGTGCCGCTGCGGATCCTGCCCGCCATCCGCGCCGCCGTCGGGCCCGAGGCGGAGATCATCCTGGACTCGGGCATCATGTCCGGCGGGGACATTGTGGCCGCTATTGCCGCCGGCGCCGACTTCACCCTGATTGGCCGGGCCTACCTGTACGGGCTGATGGCCGGCGGGCGGCAGGGCGCCGAGCGGACTCTGGAGCTGCTGCGCACCGAGATGACGACGGTGATGCAGCTGCTCGGCGTCACCAGTCTCGCCGAGCTGACGCCGGAGCACGTGCGGCGGGTCTAA
- a CDS encoding ABC transporter permease, giving the protein MTSLLPPAPIAGAALASGPADLPAAPARRRRPPGVRPALALTLLPVLLIAAWALFPGLFTGQDPISGIPQEKFQAPTAEHWFGTDHLGRDVFARVVHGTSQTFLTAGLAVLIGLVAGTLIGVLAATGGRAADAVTMRLVDVLLAVPGFLIALIIVTASAPGPVSLGLGVGIAAIASFARVVRAEVLRVRNLEFVEAAFLTGGTYWTVLRRHLLPNAAGPVLSLVAVDLGAAILVVSSLGFLGFGAPPPEPEWGLLIAEGRQYLGTAWWMTTLPGLVIVTTVVLLAAVGRQLLKSFRF; this is encoded by the coding sequence ATGACATCCCTCCTTCCTCCCGCACCCATCGCCGGTGCTGCGTTGGCGTCCGGACCGGCGGATTTACCGGCTGCTCCGGCACGACGACGGCGGCCGCCGGGTGTCCGCCCCGCCCTGGCCCTGACTCTGCTGCCGGTGCTGCTGATCGCAGCCTGGGCGCTTTTTCCCGGCCTCTTCACCGGACAGGATCCGATCAGCGGGATTCCGCAGGAGAAATTCCAGGCCCCCACCGCCGAGCACTGGTTCGGCACCGATCACCTGGGCCGGGATGTGTTTGCCCGCGTGGTGCACGGCACGTCGCAGACGTTCCTGACCGCCGGACTGGCCGTGCTGATCGGGCTCGTGGCCGGAACCCTCATCGGGGTTCTGGCCGCCACCGGCGGACGCGCCGCCGATGCGGTCACCATGCGCCTGGTGGATGTCCTGCTCGCGGTCCCCGGTTTCCTGATCGCGCTGATCATCGTCACCGCGTCCGCACCGGGTCCGGTGTCCCTGGGCCTCGGAGTGGGCATCGCCGCCATCGCGTCCTTTGCCCGGGTGGTCCGGGCCGAAGTGCTGCGGGTGCGGAACCTGGAATTTGTGGAGGCGGCCTTCCTCACCGGCGGCACCTACTGGACCGTCCTGCGCCGGCACCTGCTGCCCAACGCCGCCGGACCGGTGCTGTCCCTCGTCGCCGTGGATCTTGGCGCCGCCATCCTCGTGGTCTCCTCGCTGGGCTTCCTGGGCTTCGGCGCTCCCCCGCCCGAGCCTGAATGGGGACTGCTGATCGCCGAGGGCCGCCAGTACCTGGGCACCGCATGGTGGATGACCACCCTGCCCGGCCTCGTCATTGTCACCACTGTGGTCCTGCTGGCCGCCGTCGGCCGCCAGCTGCTCAAGAGCTTCCGGTTCTGA
- a CDS encoding acyl-CoA dehydrogenase family protein — protein sequence MTRTSSITLNHRTATGEARYAALAARFRPVFERIATGALDREQSRTLPFEQVRWLQDSGFTALRVPAGHGGDPVSAEHLFRLLMELAAADSNVAHLLRSHFAFGETAALQPAAFRELWFPRILAGQIFGNAATERSGNALGTTSTTLRQEAGRWLLRGEKYYTTGSIFADWVVVMASTAGVEGRQYAVVPADAPGVSIVDDWDGFGQPLTGTGTAVFDDVPVETGNILQRQVTSTLEPAFFQLFLLAVLAGIGRAALHDATDLVHSRTRTFNTGSGQLFRDDPIIQEHVGQLAAKVYTAEAVVTAAARDLDAAADPSLELSSEQAFLRAELAVQQAHVAVPGLVLDAASALFDVTGASAVSRSRGLDRHWRNARTVATHNPSAFKARSVGDYLVNGTIPTGLHSIGDVPPSSAAPSTTPGAIS from the coding sequence ATGACCCGCACCAGCAGCATCACCCTGAACCATCGAACCGCCACCGGCGAGGCCCGGTACGCTGCCCTCGCCGCCCGGTTCCGTCCGGTTTTTGAGCGCATCGCCACCGGAGCGCTGGACCGCGAACAATCCCGAACCCTGCCGTTTGAACAGGTGCGCTGGCTCCAGGACTCCGGCTTCACCGCGCTCCGCGTCCCGGCCGGGCACGGCGGAGACCCGGTCAGCGCCGAACACCTGTTCCGGCTGCTGATGGAGCTGGCGGCGGCGGACTCGAACGTGGCGCATCTGCTGCGTTCCCACTTCGCGTTCGGCGAGACCGCAGCCCTGCAGCCGGCCGCCTTCCGGGAGCTATGGTTTCCACGGATCCTCGCCGGGCAGATCTTCGGCAACGCCGCCACCGAGCGCTCCGGCAACGCGTTGGGCACCACCTCCACCACCCTGCGGCAGGAAGCCGGCCGGTGGCTGTTGCGCGGGGAAAAGTACTACACGACTGGCAGCATCTTCGCGGACTGGGTGGTGGTCATGGCCAGCACCGCCGGTGTGGAGGGACGGCAGTACGCCGTCGTGCCGGCCGACGCTCCAGGGGTGAGCATCGTCGATGACTGGGACGGCTTCGGCCAGCCGCTCACCGGCACCGGAACCGCCGTGTTTGATGACGTGCCGGTGGAGACTGGGAACATTCTGCAGCGCCAGGTCACCAGCACCCTGGAACCCGCGTTTTTCCAACTGTTCCTGCTGGCCGTCCTTGCGGGAATCGGCCGGGCGGCCCTGCACGACGCCACGGATCTGGTGCACTCACGCACCCGCACCTTCAACACCGGCTCCGGACAGCTGTTCCGCGACGATCCCATCATCCAGGAACACGTCGGCCAGCTCGCCGCGAAGGTGTACACCGCTGAAGCCGTGGTCACCGCAGCCGCGCGTGACCTCGATGCCGCGGCCGATCCTTCCCTGGAGCTGTCATCCGAGCAGGCGTTCCTGCGCGCCGAACTGGCGGTGCAGCAGGCCCACGTTGCGGTTCCCGGCCTGGTGCTGGATGCCGCGAGCGCCCTTTTTGATGTCACCGGCGCCTCCGCCGTCAGCCGCAGCAGGGGCCTGGACCGGCACTGGCGCAACGCCCGCACCGTCGCCACGCACAACCCCAGTGCCTTCAAGGCCCGGTCCGTCGGTGACTATCTGGTCAACGGCACCATCCCCACCGGCCTGCACAGCATCGGCGACGTCCCGCCGTCGTCCGCTGCCCCGTCCACCACCCCTGGAGCGATTTCCTGA